Proteins from a single region of Streptococcus oralis:
- a CDS encoding HXXEE domain-containing protein, which yields MSILFNVWMLPILFILHDFEEMIFMPLWKTRHHQKLETFKKPFFGSVTQGSAFAVGVLEEFIILVFISGFCQITHNTLLYLSFVIAYTSHFIIHYIMCMRFRGYVPGVVTVTLELPMVLMIISHYWSSDVPLLSVFVYLLLAMIIAFTNLKIMHLIMPKIQTHLEKYAK from the coding sequence ATGAGCATTCTTTTTAATGTTTGGATGCTACCTATTTTATTTATTTTACACGATTTTGAAGAAATGATTTTTATGCCCTTGTGGAAAACACGGCATCATCAAAAATTAGAAACTTTTAAGAAACCGTTCTTTGGTTCCGTTACGCAAGGCTCCGCTTTTGCAGTAGGTGTGTTGGAGGAATTTATCATCCTGGTGTTTATTTCTGGATTCTGCCAAATAACTCACAACACTTTACTCTATTTATCTTTTGTAATAGCTTATACATCTCATTTCATAATCCATTATATCATGTGCATGCGATTTAGGGGTTATGTTCCTGGAGTCGTCACAGTAACCCTAGAATTGCCAATGGTTCTAATGATTATTTCCCACTATTGGTCTTCTGACGTTCCTTTGTTATCAGTCTTTGTCTATCTTTTATTAGCCATGATAATAGCTTTTACGAATCTTAAAATAATGCATCTCATTATGCCAAAAATCCAAACACATCTAGAAAAATATGCGAAATGA
- the purD gene encoding phosphoribosylamine--glycine ligase yields MKLLVVGSGGREHAIAKKLLESKDVEKVFVAPGNDGMTLDGLELMDISISEHSKLIEFAKANDIAWSFIGPDDALAAGIVDDFNQAGLKAFGPTRAAAELEWSKDFAKEIMVKYDVPTAAYGTFSDFEEAKAYIEEKGAPIVVKADGLALGKGVVVAETVEQAVEAAHEMLLDNKFGDSGARVVIEEFLDGEEFSLFAFVNGDKFYIMPTAQDHKRAYDGDKGPNTGGMGAYAPVPHLPQSVVDTAVDTIVKPVLEGMIKEGRPYLGVLYAGLILTADGPKVIEFNARFGDPETQIILPRLTSDFAQNITDILDGKEPNITWTDKGVTLGVVVASKGYPLDYEKGVKLSAKTDGDIITYYAGAKFAENSRALLSNGGRVYMLVTTADTVKDAQDTIYQELSQQNTEGLFYRTDIGSKAIK; encoded by the coding sequence ATGAAGCTGTTAGTTGTCGGTTCGGGTGGTCGTGAACATGCGATTGCTAAGAAGTTGCTTGAGTCAAAAGACGTTGAAAAAGTTTTTGTAGCTCCTGGAAATGACGGAATGACTCTGGATGGTTTGGAATTGATGGACATCTCTATTTCCGAACATTCTAAATTGATTGAGTTTGCAAAAGCCAACGATATTGCTTGGTCCTTTATCGGGCCAGATGATGCCCTTGCTGCTGGAATCGTAGATGATTTTAACCAAGCTGGTCTCAAGGCTTTTGGTCCGACTAGGGCTGCAGCGGAGCTGGAGTGGTCCAAGGATTTTGCTAAGGAAATCATGGTCAAATACGATGTTCCGACAGCAGCCTATGGCACATTTTCAGATTTCGAGGAGGCCAAGGCTTATATCGAGGAGAAAGGCGCTCCTATCGTTGTCAAGGCAGATGGTTTGGCACTCGGGAAAGGTGTCGTCGTTGCGGAGACGGTTGAGCAAGCGGTCGAAGCTGCTCACGAGATGCTCTTGGACAATAAATTCGGGGATAGCGGTGCGCGTGTGGTTATCGAGGAATTCCTTGACGGAGAAGAGTTCTCCCTCTTTGCCTTTGTCAATGGGGACAAGTTCTACATCATGCCAACGGCTCAGGATCACAAACGTGCTTACGATGGCGACAAGGGCCCTAACACTGGCGGGATGGGTGCCTATGCACCAGTTCCTCACTTGCCACAGAGCGTGGTTGACACAGCGGTTGACACTATTGTCAAGCCAGTCCTTGAAGGGATGATCAAAGAAGGTCGTCCTTATCTGGGTGTCCTTTACGCAGGTCTTATCTTGACAGCTGATGGACCTAAGGTTATCGAGTTTAACGCTCGCTTCGGAGATCCTGAAACCCAGATTATCTTACCACGATTGACATCTGACTTTGCGCAAAATATCACGGATATTCTTGATGGCAAGGAGCCAAACATCACTTGGACGGATAAGGGTGTGACTCTGGGCGTGGTTGTCGCATCCAAGGGCTACCCGCTAGACTACGAAAAGGGTGTCAAGTTGTCAGCCAAAACCGATGGCGACATCATCACCTACTACGCAGGGGCTAAGTTTGCGGAAAATAGCAGAGCATTGCTATCAAATGGCGGACGTGTCTATATGCTAGTTACCACAGCAGACACCGTCAAAGACGCCCAAGATACCATCTACCAAGAACTCTCCCAACAAAACACAGAAGGTCTCTTTTACCGAACAGATATCGGAAGCAAGGCTATTAAGTAA
- the purB gene encoding adenylosuccinate lyase, which translates to MINRYSRPEMANIWSEENKYRAWLEVEILADEAWAELGEIPKEDVALIREKADFDIDRILEIEQETRHDVVAFTRAVSETLGEERKWVHYGLTSTDVVDTAYGYLYKQANDIIRRDLENFTNIIADKAKEHKFTIMMGRTHGVHAEPTTFGLKLATWYSEMKRNIERFEHAAAGVEAGKISGAVGNFANIPPFVEQYVCDKLGIRAQEISTQVLPRDLHAEYFAVLASIATSIERMATEIRGLQKSEQREVEEFFAKGQKGSSAMPHKRNPIGSENMTGLARVIRGHMITAYENVALWHERDISHSSAERIITPDTTILIDYMLNRFGNIVKNLTVFPENMIRNMNSTFGLIFSQRAMLTLIEKGMTREQAYDLVQPKTAYSWDNQVDFKPLLEADPEVTSRLTQDEIDEIFNPAYYTKRVDDIFERIGLGD; encoded by the coding sequence ATGATCAACCGTTACTCTCGCCCTGAGATGGCGAACATTTGGAGTGAAGAAAATAAATACCGTGCTTGGCTTGAGGTGGAAATCTTGGCTGATGAGGCATGGGCTGAATTGGGAGAAATTCCTAAGGAAGATGTGGCTTTGATTCGCGAAAAGGCGGACTTTGACATTGACCGTATTTTGGAAATTGAGCAGGAGACGCGTCACGATGTGGTTGCCTTCACACGTGCGGTTTCTGAGACTCTTGGTGAAGAGCGCAAGTGGGTCCACTATGGCTTGACTTCTACTGACGTGGTGGATACTGCCTATGGTTATCTTTACAAGCAGGCAAACGACATCATTCGTCGTGACCTTGAAAACTTCACCAACATCATCGCTGATAAGGCTAAGGAGCACAAGTTCACCATCATGATGGGTCGTACTCATGGTGTGCACGCTGAGCCTACAACATTTGGTCTGAAATTGGCAACTTGGTACAGCGAAATGAAACGTAATATCGAGCGTTTCGAGCATGCGGCTGCTGGTGTGGAAGCTGGTAAAATCTCTGGTGCGGTTGGGAACTTTGCCAACATTCCACCATTTGTAGAGCAATATGTCTGCGACAAATTGGGTATCCGTGCTCAAGAAATTTCTACACAAGTCCTTCCTCGTGACCTTCACGCTGAGTACTTTGCGGTTCTTGCTAGCATCGCGACTTCAATCGAACGTATGGCAACGGAGATTCGTGGTCTGCAAAAGTCTGAGCAGCGCGAAGTGGAAGAGTTCTTTGCTAAGGGGCAAAAAGGGTCTTCAGCAATGCCTCACAAACGCAACCCTATCGGTTCTGAGAACATGACAGGTCTGGCGCGTGTTATCCGTGGTCACATGATTACAGCCTATGAAAACGTGGCTCTCTGGCACGAACGTGATATTTCTCACTCATCAGCTGAGCGTATCATCACACCGGATACGACTATTTTGATTGACTACATGCTCAACCGTTTTGGAAATATCGTCAAGAACTTGACGGTCTTCCCAGAAAACATGATCCGCAACATGAACTCAACTTTTGGTCTTATCTTTAGTCAGCGGGCTATGTTGACCTTGATTGAAAAAGGCATGACTCGTGAGCAAGCCTATGACTTGGTGCAACCAAAAACAGCCTACTCTTGGGATAACCAAGTAGACTTCAAACCGCTTCTAGAAGCAGATCCAGAAGTGACATCACGCCTCACTCAAGATGAAATTGATGAAATCTTCAACCCGGCATACTACACTAAACGAGTGGATGATATCTTTGAACGTATCGGACTTGGTGATTAA
- a CDS encoding phosphoribosylaminoimidazole carboxylase: protein MNERLDDNPIVQGNRKTLGFRFRYETPLVAAAVPHNLR, encoded by the coding sequence GTGAATGAACGATTGGATGATAATCCAATCGTTCAGGGAAATCGGAAGACCTTGGGCTTCCGATTTAGGTATGAGACACCTTTGGTGGCTGCTGCCGTCCCTCACAACTTAAGGTGA
- a CDS encoding PIN-like domain-containing protein, translated as MASMEELFPEFYIEKLTSIDFKREKNNLIVLDTNILSDILGLPTDLAEKYLDTIEAVKDHLFIPYIVGLEYHFNKQSIKMVTEIQRDSYAESIVNEIRSLVENFKDKGGKDPLGFLRNKNQKKEVKTKLLEILKIDDLEAEINKIFDEKYTKDVSELQERLKKIINDSVAEKLTQEWIDKVQEKGGKRYEQQIPPGINDSKKDYEKSPNRTYAGLTYSRKYGDYILWEELLHKLSKDGKSLGNKVIFVTNDGISDRKSDLLYKQSGRTIGPRIELMTELWNLNVDYDINNPIENTEEKVCKELYIINSERFIQLVNELSDEDAKQYRVQNSLFGGINDDEDDDLFNLNPNPFYPNNNSFNSNFNSFYPNNSSFNSNPSSFYSNSDPFSSDFDEMFEVQNKIKSIDNELKRIYLERSKIEADLWLNDVGTDGKIFQLEEKRNILDYDEARLIEQKNSLEHKKSKLEANKFGSWGTDDDLPF; from the coding sequence ATGGCAAGTATGGAAGAACTTTTTCCGGAGTTCTATATAGAAAAATTAACTTCTATTGATTTTAAGCGAGAAAAAAATAACCTTATTGTTTTAGATACGAATATCCTCTCAGATATTTTGGGATTACCGACAGACTTAGCTGAAAAGTATTTAGACACAATAGAAGCTGTTAAAGACCATCTATTCATACCTTATATAGTTGGATTAGAATATCATTTTAACAAGCAGTCTATCAAAATGGTAACGGAAATCCAACGAGATTCTTATGCAGAAAGTATAGTGAATGAAATTCGGAGTTTGGTAGAAAATTTTAAAGATAAGGGTGGTAAAGATCCTCTTGGATTTTTACGAAATAAAAATCAGAAAAAAGAAGTAAAAACTAAACTCTTGGAAATCTTGAAAATTGATGACTTAGAAGCTGAAATTAATAAAATCTTTGATGAAAAATATACAAAGGATGTAAGTGAGTTACAAGAACGCTTAAAAAAAATAATTAATGATTCAGTAGCTGAAAAGTTAACCCAAGAGTGGATTGACAAGGTTCAGGAAAAAGGGGGAAAGAGATACGAACAACAGATACCTCCAGGAATAAATGATAGTAAAAAAGATTACGAAAAAAGTCCCAATCGTACCTATGCAGGATTGACATATTCACGAAAATATGGAGATTATATATTATGGGAAGAACTGTTACATAAACTTTCTAAGGATGGAAAATCACTTGGAAACAAAGTAATTTTTGTAACTAATGATGGTATTTCCGATAGGAAATCCGACTTGCTTTATAAGCAAAGCGGGAGAACTATTGGTCCAAGAATAGAGTTAATGACAGAGTTATGGAATCTAAATGTAGACTATGATATTAATAATCCTATTGAAAATACTGAAGAGAAAGTTTGTAAAGAGTTATACATAATAAACAGTGAGCGTTTTATTCAACTAGTCAATGAGTTATCGGATGAAGATGCTAAGCAATATAGAGTACAAAATTCTTTGTTTGGTGGTATCAATGATGATGAGGATGATGATTTATTCAATTTAAATCCTAACCCATTTTATCCAAATAACAACTCATTCAATTCAAACTTTAATTCATTTTATCCGAATAACAGCTCATTCAATTCAAACCCTAGTTCATTTTATTCAAATAGTGATCCATTCAGCTCGGACTTTGATGAGATGTTTGAAGTTCAAAATAAAATAAAATCTATTGATAATGAGTTAAAACGAATCTATTTGGAGCGTTCCAAGATAGAGGCTGATTTATGGTTGAATGATGTAGGAACAGATGGAAAGATATTTCAATTAGAGGAAAAAAGGAATATTTTAGATTATGACGAAGCTCGGTTAATAGAACAAAAAAATTCACTAGAGCATAAAAAAAGTAAACTAGAGGCAAATAAATTTGGCTCATGGGGGACTGATGATGACCTGCCATTTTAA
- the purK gene encoding 5-(carboxyamino)imidazole ribonucleotide synthase: MSSSKTIGIIGGGQLGQMMAISAIYMGHKVIALDPAADCPASRVAEIIVAPYNDVDALRQLAERCDVLTYEFENVDADGLDAVIKEGQLPQGTDLLRISQNRIFEKNFLSNKAQVTVAPYKVVTSSQDLADIDLSKDYVLKTATGGYDGHGQKVIRSEADLKEASALADSADCVLEEFVNFDLEISVIVSGNGKDVTVFPVQENIHRNNILSKTIVPARISESLAEKAKAMAVRIAEQLNLSGTLCVEMFATADDIIVNEIAPRPHNSGHYSIEACDFSQFDTHILGVLGAPLPAIKLHAPAVMLNVLGQHVEAAEKYVTENPSAHLHMYGKIEAKHNRKMGHVTLFSDVPDSVEEFGEGIDF, from the coding sequence ATGAGCTCATCTAAAACAATCGGAATTATCGGTGGCGGTCAGCTGGGTCAGATGATGGCCATTTCTGCTATCTACATGGGGCACAAGGTCATCGCGCTGGATCCTGCGGCGGATTGCCCAGCCTCTCGCGTGGCGGAGATCATCGTGGCTCCTTATAACGATGTGGATGCCCTCCGTCAGTTGGCTGAGCGTTGCGATGTCCTCACCTATGAGTTTGAAAATGTCGATGCTGACGGCTTGGATGCGGTTATCAAGGAAGGTCAGCTCCCTCAAGGGACAGATCTGCTCCGCATTTCCCAAAATCGTATTTTTGAAAAGAACTTCCTCTCAAACAAGGCTCAAGTCACTGTGGCACCTTACAAGGTTGTGACTTCAAGCCAAGACTTGGCAGACATCGACCTATCGAAAGACTATGTCCTCAAGACCGCGACTGGTGGTTACGATGGGCATGGACAAAAGGTTATTCGCTCGGAAGCAGATTTGAAAGAAGCTTCTGCACTAGCCGACTCAGCAGACTGTGTCTTGGAAGAATTTGTCAACTTTGACCTTGAGATTTCAGTCATCGTGTCTGGTAATGGCAAGGACGTGACAGTTTTTCCGGTTCAGGAAAATATCCATCGCAACAATATCCTGTCCAAGACCATCGTGCCAGCCCGCATTTCAGAAAGTCTAGCTGAAAAAGCCAAAGCTATGGCTGTGCGAATCGCAGAACAGCTTAATCTGTCTGGAACACTTTGTGTGGAAATGTTTGCGACAGCTGATGACATTATCGTCAACGAGATTGCCCCACGACCACACAACTCTGGGCACTACTCTATCGAAGCCTGCGACTTCTCCCAGTTTGATACTCATATTCTGGGTGTTCTCGGAGCACCATTGCCAGCCATCAAACTGCATGCGCCAGCAGTCATGCTAAATGTCCTCGGGCAACACGTCGAGGCGGCTGAAAAATATGTCACAGAAAATCCAAGCGCCCACCTCCATATGTATGGTAAAATAGAAGCGAAGCACAACCGCAAGATGGGACATGTGACTTTGTTTAGTGATGTGCCGGATAGTGTGGAAGAGTTTGGGGAAGGGATTGATTTTTGA
- a CDS encoding aspartate/glutamate racemase family protein: protein MKTIGLIGGMSWESTTSYYQIINETIKKELGGLHSAKILLYSVDFAEIEHYQAVGDWEKSGQLLADIAKRLEQAGADFIVICTNTMHKVAPQIQGKITIPILHIAQATAQALLADGIQKVGLLGTKYTMTQDFYKEKLIESGLEVLIPDQAGITEVNRIIYDELCLGDIKESSKQTYLAVIDDLKKAGAEAVILGCTEIGLLVKQSDTDLPLYDTTVIHAEKAAEWVVNK from the coding sequence ATGAAAACTATCGGTCTGATTGGTGGTATGAGTTGGGAAAGTACCACATCTTACTACCAAATCATCAACGAAACCATCAAAAAAGAGCTGGGTGGCCTGCATTCTGCTAAGATTCTACTTTATAGTGTTGATTTTGCAGAGATTGAGCATTATCAAGCAGTCGGAGACTGGGAGAAAAGCGGTCAACTGTTGGCAGATATTGCTAAGCGCTTGGAGCAAGCTGGTGCGGATTTCATCGTTATTTGTACCAACACTATGCACAAGGTTGCTCCGCAGATACAAGGAAAGATTACGATTCCAATCTTGCATATTGCGCAGGCAACTGCGCAGGCCTTGTTGGCTGACGGTATTCAAAAAGTCGGCCTCCTAGGGACCAAGTACACCATGACCCAAGATTTTTACAAGGAGAAATTAATAGAGTCTGGGTTAGAAGTGCTGATTCCAGATCAAGCAGGCATTACAGAGGTTAATCGAATTATTTATGACGAGCTCTGTCTAGGTGATATCAAAGAAAGTTCAAAGCAGACTTATCTTGCCGTTATAGATGATTTGAAAAAAGCAGGCGCTGAAGCTGTTATTTTGGGTTGTACCGAGATAGGTCTCCTCGTCAAGCAATCCGACACTGACCTACCTCTCTACGACACAACAGTGATTCATGCAGAGAAAGCGGCGGAGTGGGTGGTGAATAAATGA
- the strH gene encoding LPXTG-anchored beta-N-acetylhexosaminidase StrH, translated as MKLEKKQRFSIRKYAVGAASVLIGFAFSAQVVSADEITPAPTAVETVQTIQESPQATEEAVDSKVPEKLEEKADKPVKEEVKEDQEAPQTVAPTTEESSAPVVTENAAPTPSAEKKNPAPAETPAESTSSEKKNEVVTPVVAAPSTERAAQVNEKLAKRKMISIDAGRKYFSPDQLKEIIDKAKHYGYTDLHLLVGNDGMRFMLDDMTIKANGKTYASDDVKRALENGTDAYYKDPNGNHLTESQMTDLINYAKNKGIGLIPTVNSPGHMDAILHAMKELGIQKPNFNYFGKESARTVDLDNKEAVAFTKALIDKYAAYFAGKSDIFNIGLDEYANDATDAKGWSVLQAYKWYPEDGFPDKGYDKFIAYANDLARIVKSHGLKPMAFNDGIYYNSDISFGTFDKDIIVSMWTGGWGGYDVASSKLLVEKGHQILNTNDAWYYVLGRNADGQGWYNLDQGLNGIKNTPITSVPKSDGATIPFIGGMVAAWADTPSARYSPSRLFKLMRSFANANAEYFVADYESAEQALKEVPTDLNRYTAESVAAVKEAEKAIRSLDSNLSRAQQDTIDQAIAKLQEAVSNLTFTPEAQKEEDAKREVEKLAKNKVISIDAGRKYFSAEQLKRIIDKASELGYSDVHLLLGNDGLRFLLDDMTITANGKTYASDDVKKAIIEGTKAYYDDPNGTTLSQAEITELIEYAKSKGLGLIPAINSPGHMDAMLVAMEKLGIKNPQANFDKVSKTTMDLENEEAMNFVKALIGKYMNFFAGKTKIFNYGTDEYANDATNAQGWYYLKWYGLYGKFAEYSNTLAAMAKERGLQPMAFNDGFYYEDKDDVEFDKDVIISYWSKGWWGYNLATPQYLASKGYKLLNTNGDWYYVLGNHKPDEAYPLSKALENSGKVPFNQLASTKYPEVDLPTVGSMLAIWADKPSAEYKEEEIFELMTAFADHNKDYFRADYNALREELAQIPTNLEGYSQESLDALNAAKEALNYNLNRSKQAELDALVAKLKAARLGLKPATTHSGSLDENELAANVETKPELITRAEKIPFEVIKKENPNLPAGQEKIITPGVEGERTHYISVLTENGKQTETVLDSQVTKEPVTQVVEIGAPITHKGDEHGLAPATEAKPRLDIQEEEIPFTTVTRENPQLPLGQTQIVVTGVNGRRTIFYSVSTTADGKKERTLVNSAVSQEAVAQVVEVGTAVEKAEQAETTTSKADEKQLPATGSQDSAGLVAAGLMATLAAYGLTKRKED; from the coding sequence ATGAAACTAGAAAAGAAACAGCGCTTCTCCATCCGTAAATACGCGGTTGGGGCAGCTTCTGTACTTATAGGATTTGCTTTTAGCGCACAAGTCGTATCTGCCGACGAGATTACTCCAGCTCCAACAGCTGTAGAAACTGTTCAAACGATTCAGGAGAGTCCACAAGCAACCGAAGAAGCTGTAGACTCCAAGGTTCCAGAAAAACTGGAAGAAAAGGCTGACAAACCTGTAAAAGAGGAGGTCAAAGAAGACCAGGAGGCTCCTCAAACAGTTGCTCCAACAACCGAAGAGTCAAGCGCACCAGTTGTGACAGAAAATGCTGCTCCAACTCCTAGCGCCGAGAAAAAAAACCCTGCCCCAGCTGAAACTCCTGCCGAAAGCACTTCTTCCGAAAAGAAAAATGAAGTCGTCACACCTGTAGTAGCCGCTCCTAGCACAGAACGAGCAGCTCAGGTAAATGAAAAACTGGCAAAACGAAAAATGATCTCAATCGACGCTGGACGCAAGTACTTCTCTCCAGACCAACTCAAAGAAATCATCGACAAAGCCAAACACTACGGCTACACGGATCTTCATTTACTAGTTGGAAACGATGGCATGCGTTTCATGTTGGACGACATGACCATCAAAGCCAATGGCAAAACCTATGCAAGTGACGATGTCAAACGTGCACTCGAAAACGGAACTGATGCCTACTACAAGGATCCAAACGGCAACCATTTGACAGAGAGTCAGATGACGGACTTGATCAACTATGCTAAAAATAAAGGTATTGGTCTCATCCCAACTGTAAACAGCCCTGGGCACATGGATGCGATTTTGCATGCCATGAAAGAATTAGGTATCCAAAAACCGAACTTCAACTACTTTGGTAAGGAATCTGCTCGTACTGTTGACCTTGATAACAAAGAAGCGGTTGCATTTACCAAAGCTCTGATCGACAAGTATGCTGCTTACTTCGCTGGCAAATCTGACATCTTCAATATCGGACTAGACGAGTACGCCAATGATGCTACAGACGCTAAAGGCTGGAGCGTTCTTCAAGCCTATAAATGGTATCCAGAAGATGGTTTCCCAGACAAGGGTTATGATAAATTTATCGCCTACGCTAATGACCTTGCTCGTATCGTCAAATCTCACGGACTCAAACCAATGGCCTTTAACGACGGTATCTACTACAATAGCGACATTAGCTTTGGAACCTTTGACAAAGACATCATCGTTTCAATGTGGACTGGTGGATGGGGCGGATACGACGTCGCTTCTTCTAAACTTCTAGTTGAAAAAGGCCACCAAATCCTTAACACCAACGATGCTTGGTACTATGTTCTAGGACGGAATGCAGATGGTCAAGGCTGGTACAACCTCGACCAAGGACTCAATGGTATCAAGAATACTCCAATCACTTCTGTACCAAAATCTGATGGGGCTACTATCCCGTTCATCGGTGGTATGGTAGCTGCTTGGGCGGACACCCCATCTGCACGCTATTCACCATCACGCCTCTTCAAACTCATGCGTAGCTTCGCAAATGCCAATGCTGAATACTTCGTAGCTGACTATGAGTCTGCTGAGCAAGCTCTGAAAGAAGTCCCAACAGACCTTAACCGCTATACTGCGGAAAGTGTCGCAGCTGTCAAAGAAGCTGAAAAAGCCATTCGCTCACTCGATAGCAACCTCAGCCGTGCCCAACAAGACACCATTGACCAAGCAATCGCAAAACTCCAAGAAGCTGTCAGCAATTTGACCTTCACACCAGAAGCTCAAAAAGAAGAAGACGCGAAACGTGAAGTTGAAAAACTTGCCAAAAACAAGGTAATCTCCATCGACGCTGGACGTAAGTACTTCTCAGCTGAGCAACTCAAACGTATCATTGATAAAGCTAGCGAACTTGGATATTCTGATGTGCATCTCCTCCTAGGAAATGATGGACTTCGCTTCCTACTTGATGACATGACCATCACAGCTAACGGAAAAACTTATGCAAGTGACGATGTCAAGAAGGCCATCATCGAAGGAACAAAAGCTTACTACGATGATCCAAACGGAACCACTCTTAGTCAAGCTGAAATCACTGAATTGATCGAGTACGCAAAATCAAAAGGCCTCGGACTCATTCCAGCAATCAACAGCCCAGGCCACATGGATGCCATGCTCGTCGCTATGGAAAAACTTGGAATCAAGAATCCTCAAGCCAACTTTGACAAGGTCTCTAAAACAACCATGGACCTCGAAAACGAAGAAGCGATGAACTTTGTCAAAGCCCTCATCGGCAAGTACATGAACTTCTTTGCAGGCAAGACAAAGATTTTCAACTACGGTACAGACGAATATGCCAATGATGCTACCAACGCGCAAGGCTGGTACTACCTCAAATGGTATGGACTCTATGGCAAGTTTGCTGAGTACTCTAACACCCTTGCTGCCATGGCCAAAGAAAGAGGCCTTCAACCAATGGCCTTCAACGATGGTTTCTACTACGAAGACAAGGATGATGTTGAGTTTGACAAGGATGTCATCATCTCTTACTGGTCTAAGGGATGGTGGGGCTATAACCTTGCAACGCCTCAGTACCTAGCAAGCAAAGGCTATAAACTCCTCAACACCAACGGAGACTGGTACTACGTCCTAGGCAATCACAAACCAGATGAAGCCTACCCACTATCAAAAGCACTTGAAAACTCTGGTAAAGTGCCATTTAACCAGCTTGCATCTACCAAGTATCCAGAAGTAGACCTTCCAACCGTCGGAAGCATGCTTGCTATCTGGGCAGACAAACCAAGTGCTGAGTACAAGGAAGAAGAAATCTTTGAACTCATGACTGCCTTCGCAGACCACAACAAAGACTACTTCCGCGCTGACTACAATGCTCTCCGTGAGGAGCTTGCTCAAATCCCTACTAACTTGGAAGGATACAGCCAGGAAAGCTTGGATGCCCTAAATGCAGCTAAAGAAGCTCTCAACTACAACCTCAATCGCAGCAAACAAGCCGAGTTAGACGCTCTTGTAGCCAAACTCAAGGCAGCCCGCCTAGGCCTCAAACCAGCGACAACTCACTCAGGAAGCCTCGATGAAAATGAACTAGCTGCCAATGTTGAAACCAAACCGGAACTCATCACAAGAGCAGAAAAGATTCCATTTGAAGTTATCAAGAAGGAAAATCCGAATCTCCCAGCTGGTCAGGAAAAAATCATCACACCAGGTGTAGAGGGCGAACGCACTCATTACATCTCCGTCCTTACTGAAAATGGGAAACAAACAGAAACGGTTCTAGATAGCCAAGTAACCAAAGAACCTGTGACCCAGGTGGTTGAAATCGGCGCCCCTATTACTCACAAAGGAGATGAACACGGTCTTGCTCCAGCCACAGAGGCAAAACCAAGACTGGACATCCAAGAAGAAGAGATTCCGTTCACTACCGTAACACGTGAAAATCCACAATTACCACTCGGACAAACGCAAATCGTCGTTACTGGTGTAAATGGCCGTCGTACGATTTTCTACTCTGTCAGCACTACTGCTGACGGTAAGAAAGAAAGAACCCTTGTCAATAGTGCGGTATCGCAGGAAGCGGTCGCTCAGGTTGTCGAAGTCGGAACTGCCGTTGAGAAAGCTGAGCAAGCTGAAACAACTACTAGCAAAGCAGATGAAAAACAACTCCCTGCAACAGGAAGTCAAGACTCTGCGGGCTTGGTCGCAGCAGGACTCATGGCCACACTAGCAGCCTACGGACTCACTAAGAGAAAAGAAGATTAA
- the purE gene encoding 5-(carboxyamino)imidazole ribonucleotide mutase gives MTKPVISIIMGSKSDWATMQKTAEVLDRFGVAYEKKVVSAHRTPDLMFRHAEEARSRGIKVIIAGAGGAAHLPGMVAAKTTLPVIGVPVKSRALSGVDSLYSIVQMPGGVPVATMAIGEAGATNAALFALRLLSVEDQAIATALADFAEEQGKIAEESTNELI, from the coding sequence ATGACTAAACCAGTAATTTCCATTATCATGGGCTCAAAATCCGACTGGGCAACCATGCAAAAAACTGCCGAAGTCCTAGACCGTTTCGGTGTAGCCTACGAAAAGAAGGTTGTCTCTGCCCACCGTACACCAGACCTCATGTTCAGACATGCCGAAGAAGCTCGTAGCCGTGGCATCAAGGTCATTATCGCAGGTGCTGGTGGCGCAGCCCATTTGCCAGGGATGGTCGCAGCGAAAACAACCCTTCCTGTCATCGGGGTACCTGTCAAGTCGCGCGCTCTTAGTGGCGTGGACTCGCTCTACTCTATCGTTCAGATGCCAGGTGGTGTGCCTGTTGCGACTATGGCTATCGGTGAAGCAGGAGCGACTAACGCTGCCCTCTTTGCCCTCCGTCTCCTGTCAGTAGAGGATCAGGCTATCGCGACAGCATTGGCAGATTTCGCAGAAGAGCAAGGGAAAATCGCAGAGGAGTCTACAAATGAGCTCATCTAA